ACCTGGTATGCTTTCACATCGGCAAtgactgttttcttcttcttcgcatTCTCTGTCTCCCATCGTTTCAGATCCTTCCGAAGGTCAGCTTTCGTTTTTCGATTTGGCTTTGACTTGTCTAAATTAGAGTTGTACAATACTATCCATCTGCATATCACGGCATTGGTGAGCAGGTTATTTTTTGCGCTGAGAAAGGGTGAACACGTACTGTCGATGGCGTTGTTCCCAATTTGACCTGTTTCCCGTAATTGGTAGCTCTTGCTCGACAAGCATGTCTTTCAGCTGCCTGTCTTTCAGAGTGTTGTATGTAGTAAGCGGAAGGGGGTATTCATCATCACTATTAGATTCCTTCTTCCTGCGTGACACTTGTGGGTATCTCTGAAAAGTCAAGTCAGAGGACCTTGTTACTTACTTGTGTTTTCCTTTCTGTTGTCCATTCTTGCTACCTCCCAAAAGTAGTGACCACGATTTTGCCGCAGAGTCGTTTTTGCATTTATTGTCCATATGGCCATTAAGCTCGCGGTAAACAATTTTCTTTGTGCACAAAGGGCACTCGACGAGGTCTTCGGCTAGAGGGTTCACATAGAATATGATATTTTAAGAAACAAGATATAATGATATAATGAACAGACCCACCCCTCGGAGCAAACTTTAACGCCTGGGGTTTCGAATCTTCTTCGGATTCTGAGCTCGAAATCACATTGACTTCTGCATTACCTTCCCTTTTTGTTCTAGGTTTCTTTACCACTTTCGAAGGTGACTTTGCCTTCAGGGTACGAGTTGGAGAGGAAATATCACGATTCGATGGACCTGGGGTATTTCCTGGTATAGAGCTGGAACTAGAAGGGTTTTCACTTGATCGTTTCCGTTTACGAGACGCTTCTTTCTCTCCAACACGCTCGGTTTCACGTTTTGTCAACCCTAGCACAAACGGCCTGATAATCGACACAGTGTGGTGTCAGGCAGTGAATAAACCAAGTTTCATATTCGTCACGGACCTTGCTTCCTTCCATGCAGATATAACATCTTCTAAAACAGGGTTGGGTCGTATATGAACCTCATTGGCAGACTTTCGACATGTTGGGCATTCCTGCTTGTTAAGCAGGCAGTTCCTGATGCACTGGTAGAGTCCCGCTGATGATGAGTTGCAGTGTCATATTTGGGAAATCAAAAACACAACACTCACTGCCGAGCAGAAACAATGTCCACATGCAATGGTCACCGGTCCATCATATAGTTCCCCACATATATCACACCGGAATGAGCCATCGAGGGTTCGTAGACCTGGAGCAATAGCCTGAGGCGGGAAATCTGTGGGGTCTGGGACGTCTTCAGATAGAAAGTTCATGCTTGAAAGTTAAAAGCAGCTATATTGATGCCTAGATAGATTGTAATGTGTGGTAGTCTGTTAGAAGTCCCAGCAAAATAGCATTCCAGGTCCTTTGGATGTGTGTCGAGCTTGCAACAATCAAACGCCACGGCGCGTGCAATGCCGTGGGTCAGACATCAGAGTCGTGAACGTAACGTCACGAGGTTGTCACATACGCGTTCAGAGCGTGACTCTAGCGTGACCCTGATACACTTCGGCGTAATCAATCGAACAGCACATGCAACTTGCCcttgctttttgctttcactAACCTTCCGACGCGCTGTATCGAACCTTTCCATATTTTTTGGAAACCGAATATCCTCTCGGATTATCTTCTCATCTTTTCTATTCTGCGGACTAAATGTTTAAGCTTGATACTCGGAGAAGTCTGTTCCCGTGCTCTGATCAAAGTGGACGCAACCTTCAATATACCCCGCTAGTCAGTTTGGGATACATGGCGCGACCCCAAGCTGGCTTGACCTGTCGACACCATCGCTTGGCAAGCCTATACAATTGAAGGCGGTCCGTGACCGGTGCTGGTGGGTACTGAATGTTTCCCCAGGTTACCCCATGCTTCCATTCGTAACCCCCAGATGGTATTTCAGAAGCAGACACTTCACGTAGAAGGACGTTTGGTTTGCTGTGGTGTCACACCCTGTACTTCTGTAGGCGCCCATTCAACTTTGACTAGCTTCTAGGCTATTCATATCTCACAAGAGAATTTGTATTGGACGGCGATAATGTTGCAACCTTAAACATACTAAAGAACGGACATCACAGGATATGATGGAAACGCTTCTTTTCAACGCTTGCAATGGAAGCTGTCCCGAGACAACTTCCGCGAAAGTCCTTTCTTGGCAACTGTGCTTAAAATAACTCGTGGACAAACAATTCGAAGAGAGGTTGTCTGTCTAAGACTACACCTTAAATTCTCATGCACTTCGAAGATGACAGGTATCCTGTCGATATTCCGCTGCTCTGACTCTCGCATGGCAAATTTTAGTCAATTTTGTCAACCACACTCAAGTTTGTGAGTTACTGAGTAAGTGACTGCCTAATGTCCTCTTGGCCAAACTTGGCACGCATCGTCTATTGCCTACCCCGCCTGACTTCTTCTGTGATGAAATATGTGTTGCAAAACACGCGGATTTATACGAGAAAATGCGAAGTTCAACCGTCTCTATGGAAGAGCTTTTCTCCATAGCCCAATCACTTTGTAGCTGGTGTTTACTGTGGCTCCTATGCCTGGATCCCCTGACCATCATCTAACTCGAAATTTCGGATTAATTCCTATCCGTTCTGTAATAAAAAGAGGAATTCCAGCCATGCAAACGACATCGCATTCTGTTTCTTGTCGTTTACCATGTCTAAACTGCTTACCTTTGTGACTGTGGCTATTATTGCTGCCCAACAAGCAGCTGCTGTCCCTGTTTGGGGCCAATGTACGGTTTACTTCTGTGGTCTCTTGAATTTCTGTTAACCATTGACTTCTCTTTAGGTGACGGTATTAACTACGGTGGCAGCGTATGTCTTATTACTCTATTTTCTTCCCCTTGCTCACTTACTTTATCTCACAGAAAGTTTGTGAGTCGACATCTAACATTCGTCAAATTGCAGCTAAACTAAGCACTTCGGACTTCAAGGCGATGCTGGCACAACTTGTGTCTATATCAACGATTGGTATTCCCAGTAAGCATCATACTCTTTTAGATCCCTCGACTTGGCTGAGCATGGATTGATAGATGCCAGCCCGGAGGCTCTAACAATCCCACTACGACCACAAGGGTTgtacccaccaccaccagcagtAGCTCGCAAACTACGCCCACCTCTAACCCGGGAACCGGCCTTCACGGCAAGTTTGTCGCTCGTGGCAAAAAATTCTGGGTCAGTGTGTGCTGGATATCCCTAATTTTGTGTCCTGACTTTCTACGGTAGGGTACTTGCGCGGACTCTGCCTTGTTGAACAATGCGGGTAAGCATTCGAAGCCTACATAGACCGAATCTTGtgggctgatggataataaTGTAGCCAACGCTGCTGTTATCAGAGCTGAGTTTGGACAGCTTACACCAGTAAGGCCTGTTTATATCCTTATTTCAAGTCAGATACTTACGTTTATTTTTACCACGACAGGAAAACTCTATGAAGGTAAGATTGTCTCGAGGAATACTTTGGATCGGCGTTGTTAAACTGGTTCTTTCTTGCTAGTGGGATTCGATTGAACGTTAGTAACCTCTTTGCATCTCGCGGATTGTCGACTTAA
This Psilocybe cubensis strain MGC-MH-2018 chromosome 3, whole genome shotgun sequence DNA region includes the following protein-coding sequences:
- a CDS encoding Postreplication repair E3 ubiquitin-protein ligase rad18 gives rise to the protein MNFLSEDVPDPTDFPPQAIAPGLRTLDGSFRCDICGELYDGPVTIACGHCFCSACIRNCLLNKQECPTCRKSANEVHIRPNPVLEDVISAWKEARPFVLGLTKRETERVGEKEASRKRKRSSENPSSSSSIPGNTPGPSNRDISSPTRTLKAKSPSKVVKKPRTKREGNAEVNVISSSESEEDSKPQALKFAPRAEDLVECPLCTKKIVYRELNGHMDNKCKNDSAAKSWSLLLGGSKNGQQKGKHKKKESNSDDEYPLPLTTYNTLKDRQLKDMLVEQELPITGNRSNWEQRHRQWIVLYNSNLDKSKPNRKTKADLRKDLKRWETENAKKKKTVIADVKAYQKEQKMEFAKLVEAARPKKAGEDASVTIDTSSPLPLPTSSSTAPGDATEITSEDE